One Bradyrhizobium sp. CCGB12 genomic window carries:
- a CDS encoding methanol/ethanol family PQQ-dependent dehydrogenase, with amino-acid sequence MTRKQWYLSGFVAFTCLAATAATAGPIENYSPVTAQRLENPEPGNWMLYRRTYDGQGYSPLDQINTSNVKNLTPVWTFATGVVEGHEAPPIVNNGVMFVATPMGQVIALNAKTGDEYWRYKRQLPDDLFQLHPTSRGVGLWEDKLYLATTDDHVVALDAKTGKVVWDTKVQDYKKGQYMTLMPLVVDGKVIVGGSGGEFGVRGYVAAFDAKDGKELWRTYTIPGEGEPGHDTWQGDDWKNGGGSAWMTGNYDKDTKTIYWGVGNAAPWPGEMHPGDNLYTSSVLALDPNNGKIKTYHQYHQNDSWDWDEVEAPILIDLQRDGRNIKSLVHPGRDAIFWVLERTPTKINYVAGWPFVSTDVWKGIDESGKPILDPAHKPVIGKRVEFCPSLWGGKDWPSAAYSERTKLVYVPANENFCGGFTGEKIPLKPGELWLGTKPEDIGLKTKPGADHFGELQAWDPVTGKKVWQHNFPKSQLFGSVTATAGDLVFVGGTNDRNFRAFNAKTGELLWEQKTNSGIMGMPSSYEIDGTQYIAIQSGWGVDAQRIQDALATNNIGIEANVPQGGVIWVFALKK; translated from the coding sequence ATGACCAGGAAGCAATGGTACCTGTCCGGCTTCGTCGCCTTCACGTGTCTTGCCGCGACTGCCGCGACCGCCGGCCCGATCGAGAATTATTCACCGGTGACTGCGCAGCGGCTGGAAAATCCGGAACCCGGCAACTGGATGCTCTACCGGCGCACCTATGACGGGCAGGGCTACAGCCCGCTTGACCAGATCAACACTTCGAACGTGAAGAACCTCACGCCGGTCTGGACCTTCGCTACGGGCGTCGTCGAAGGCCACGAGGCACCGCCGATCGTCAATAACGGCGTGATGTTCGTGGCGACCCCGATGGGGCAGGTGATCGCGTTGAACGCGAAGACCGGCGACGAATACTGGCGCTACAAGCGGCAGCTTCCCGACGATCTCTTCCAACTGCATCCGACCAGCCGCGGCGTCGGCCTGTGGGAGGACAAGCTCTATCTTGCCACCACCGACGATCATGTCGTCGCGCTCGACGCCAAGACCGGCAAGGTGGTGTGGGACACCAAGGTGCAGGACTACAAGAAGGGCCAGTACATGACGCTGATGCCGCTTGTCGTCGACGGCAAGGTCATCGTCGGCGGCTCCGGCGGCGAGTTCGGCGTGCGCGGCTATGTCGCCGCCTTCGATGCCAAGGACGGCAAGGAGCTGTGGCGGACCTACACCATTCCCGGCGAGGGCGAGCCCGGTCACGACACCTGGCAGGGTGACGACTGGAAGAACGGTGGCGGCTCGGCCTGGATGACCGGCAATTACGACAAGGACACCAAGACGATCTATTGGGGTGTCGGCAATGCCGCGCCTTGGCCCGGCGAGATGCATCCCGGCGACAACCTCTACACCTCGTCGGTGCTCGCGCTCGATCCGAACAACGGCAAGATCAAGACCTATCACCAATATCACCAGAACGATTCCTGGGACTGGGACGAGGTCGAGGCGCCGATCCTGATCGACCTGCAGCGCGACGGCCGTAACATAAAGAGCCTGGTTCATCCCGGCCGCGACGCCATCTTCTGGGTGCTCGAACGCACCCCGACCAAGATCAATTACGTCGCTGGCTGGCCGTTCGTCTCCACCGACGTCTGGAAGGGCATCGATGAGAGCGGCAAGCCGATCCTCGATCCCGCACACAAGCCTGTCATCGGCAAGCGCGTCGAGTTCTGTCCGTCGCTGTGGGGCGGCAAGGACTGGCCGTCGGCGGCCTATAGCGAAAGGACCAAGCTCGTCTATGTGCCGGCCAACGAAAATTTCTGCGGCGGATTCACCGGCGAGAAGATACCGCTCAAGCCGGGCGAACTGTGGCTCGGCACCAAGCCTGAAGACATCGGCCTGAAGACGAAGCCCGGCGCCGATCATTTCGGCGAGTTGCAGGCCTGGGATCCCGTCACGGGCAAGAAGGTGTGGCAACACAACTTCCCGAAGTCGCAGCTGTTCGGCTCGGTGACGGCGACCGCAGGCGATCTCGTCTTCGTCGGCGGTACCAACGACCGCAACTTCCGTGCCTTCAACGCCAAGACCGGCGAACTCTTGTGGGAGCAGAAGACCAACTCCGGCATCATGGGCATGCCGTCGTCCTATGAGATCGACGGCACGCAGTACATCGCGATCCAGTCGGGCTGGGGCGTGGACGCGCAACGCATCCAGGATGCGCTCGCGACCAACAATATCGGCATCGAGGCCAACGTGCCGCAGGGCGGCGTGATCTGGGTGTTCGCACTGAAGAAATAA
- a CDS encoding molybdopterin cofactor-binding domain-containing protein encodes MNFIDNPRKLRGFEKNIRVEKVSRRSILKGLGVTGGFVLAAPVMSRQAFAYETGAGKMPHGVVVDPRVFVSVGPDGIVTIVGHRSEMGTGVRTSLPLIVAEEMEADWSRVKVQQAHGDEVKFGNQDTDGSRSTRHYLIPMRQIGASARTMLEQAAAKRWGVPATEVKAVNHEVVHSASGRKLGFGELAADAAKESVPSIEGLKLKDPKDFRYLTKGQVSIVDLHDITTGKAHYGADVRLPGMKYAVIARPPVTGGKLVKFEPEEALKINGVEKVMQVRGWPWPSKFQPLGGVAVIARNTGAAIKGRDALKLVWDDGPNGKYDSVAYRKELEEASRKPGLVLRQEGDADAALKSADKVIVGEYYIPHLAHVAMEPPVAVADVKGDKAEIWAPVQSPGGTREDVAKTLGIPEDNVTVNVTLLGGGFGRKSKCDFALEAALLSKELGAPVKVQWTREDDIHNGFLHTVSVERIEAGLDKSGKVIAWRHRSVAPSIASTFAAGTVHQAPFEIGMGLVDMPFEIANISCENPEAAAHTRIGWFRSVSNIPRAFAVQSMVGEIAQATGRDQKETLLALIGSPRIVKPAVKDLWNYGEPQDSYPIDTARLRKVVELVAEKGEWGRQVPKGHGLGIAVHRSFVSYIATIVEVAVDDKGKLTVPRVDTAIDCGTYVNPERIASQIEGAAIMGLSIAKYGEITFKDGKVQQKNFDDFQVVRIDESPAVTNVYIVPPGPDTPPSGVGEPGVPPFAPALINAIFAATGKRIRSLPIGKQLEA; translated from the coding sequence ATGAATTTCATCGACAATCCCCGCAAGCTTCGCGGCTTCGAAAAGAACATCAGGGTCGAGAAAGTCTCACGCCGCAGCATCCTGAAGGGGCTTGGCGTCACCGGCGGCTTCGTGCTCGCCGCGCCCGTGATGTCGCGCCAGGCATTCGCCTATGAAACCGGTGCCGGAAAGATGCCGCACGGCGTCGTGGTCGATCCGCGCGTGTTCGTCTCGGTCGGCCCGGACGGCATCGTCACTATCGTCGGGCACCGTTCGGAAATGGGCACAGGCGTGCGCACCAGCCTGCCGCTGATCGTGGCCGAGGAGATGGAAGCCGACTGGAGCAGGGTCAAGGTGCAGCAGGCCCATGGCGACGAGGTCAAGTTCGGCAACCAGGACACTGACGGCTCGCGCAGTACGCGGCACTATCTGATCCCGATGCGCCAGATCGGCGCCTCCGCCCGCACCATGCTGGAGCAGGCCGCGGCGAAGCGCTGGGGCGTACCGGCGACCGAGGTCAAGGCCGTCAATCACGAGGTCGTCCACAGCGCCAGCGGACGCAAGCTCGGCTTCGGCGAGCTCGCAGCCGACGCCGCCAAGGAATCGGTACCCAGCATCGAAGGCCTCAAGCTGAAGGACCCCAAGGACTTCCGCTATCTCACCAAGGGCCAAGTCAGCATCGTCGATCTCCACGACATCACCACCGGCAAGGCGCATTACGGCGCCGACGTGCGGCTGCCCGGCATGAAATATGCCGTGATCGCCCGTCCGCCAGTGACCGGCGGCAAGCTGGTCAAGTTCGAGCCGGAAGAGGCGCTGAAGATCAACGGCGTCGAGAAGGTGATGCAGGTGCGCGGCTGGCCGTGGCCTTCGAAATTCCAGCCGCTCGGCGGCGTTGCCGTGATCGCGCGCAACACCGGCGCTGCGATCAAGGGCCGCGACGCCTTGAAGCTGGTGTGGGACGATGGTCCCAATGGCAAATACGACTCCGTCGCCTACCGCAAGGAGCTCGAGGAGGCCTCGCGCAAGCCCGGCCTCGTCCTGCGCCAGGAGGGCGATGCGGACGCCGCGCTGAAGAGCGCCGACAAGGTTATTGTCGGCGAGTACTACATTCCCCATCTCGCCCATGTCGCAATGGAGCCGCCGGTGGCGGTCGCCGACGTCAAGGGCGACAAGGCGGAGATCTGGGCGCCGGTGCAGAGCCCCGGCGGCACCCGCGAGGACGTCGCCAAGACGCTCGGCATTCCCGAGGACAACGTCACGGTCAACGTCACGCTGCTCGGCGGCGGGTTCGGTCGCAAGTCGAAATGCGACTTTGCGCTCGAGGCCGCACTGCTCTCGAAGGAGCTCGGCGCGCCGGTGAAGGTGCAGTGGACGCGCGAGGACGACATCCACAACGGCTTCCTCCACACCGTCTCGGTCGAGCGGATCGAAGCGGGTCTCGACAAGAGCGGCAAGGTGATCGCCTGGCGCCATCGCAGTGTGGCCCCCAGCATCGCCTCGACGTTTGCCGCCGGAACCGTGCATCAGGCCCCGTTCGAGATCGGCATGGGCCTCGTCGACATGCCGTTCGAGATCGCCAACATCTCCTGCGAGAACCCGGAAGCGGCCGCGCACACCCGCATCGGCTGGTTCCGCTCGGTCTCGAACATCCCGCGCGCCTTCGCGGTGCAGTCGATGGTCGGCGAGATCGCGCAAGCGACCGGCCGCGACCAGAAGGAGACGCTGCTCGCGCTGATCGGCAGCCCGCGCATCGTCAAGCCCGCGGTGAAAGACCTCTGGAACTATGGCGAGCCCCAGGACAGCTACCCGATCGACACCGCGCGCCTGCGCAAGGTGGTCGAGCTGGTTGCCGAGAAAGGCGAATGGGGCCGTCAAGTGCCGAAGGGCCACGGCCTCGGCATCGCCGTGCACCGCAGCTTCGTCAGCTACATCGCGACGATCGTCGAGGTCGCCGTCGACGACAAGGGCAAGCTGACGGTGCCCAGGGTCGACACGGCGATCGATTGCGGCACCTATGTCAACCCCGAGCGCATCGCCTCGCAGATCGAGGGCGCCGCGATCATGGGGCTGAGCATCGCCAAATACGGTGAGATCACCTTCAAGGACGGCAAGGTACAGCAGAAGAACTTTGACGACTTCCAGGTCGTCAGGATCGACGAATCTCCTGCGGTGACCAACGTCTACATCGTGCCGCCGGGACCCGACACGCCGCCGAGCGGCGTCGGCGAGCCCGGCGTTCCGCCGTTCGCGCCCGCGCTGATCAATGCGATCTTCGCGGCGACGGGAAAACGCATCCGCTCGCTTCCGATCGGCAAGCAATTGGAGGCCTGA
- a CDS encoding (2Fe-2S)-binding protein, producing the protein MIKVKINGQEQSWDGDPDLPLLWFLRDEAGLTGTKFGCGQALCGACTVIVDKEAVRACITSVNDVAGREVTTIEGLHPTGDHPVQKAWRQVNVPQCGFCQAGQIMQAAALLMDNPKPSHDQIREAMSGNICRCGCYQRIENAVHLASTGV; encoded by the coding sequence ATGATCAAGGTGAAGATCAACGGCCAGGAACAGAGCTGGGACGGCGACCCGGATCTCCCGCTACTCTGGTTCCTGCGCGACGAGGCCGGGCTGACCGGGACCAAATTCGGCTGCGGCCAGGCCCTGTGCGGCGCCTGCACCGTCATCGTCGACAAGGAGGCCGTGCGTGCCTGCATCACGTCGGTGAACGACGTCGCCGGACGCGAGGTCACCACGATCGAGGGACTGCATCCCACCGGCGATCATCCGGTGCAGAAGGCTTGGCGCCAGGTCAACGTGCCCCAATGCGGCTTCTGCCAGGCCGGGCAGATCATGCAGGCCGCAGCGCTCTTGATGGACAACCCAAAACCCTCCCACGACCAGATCCGCGAGGCCATGTCCGGCAACATCTGCCGCTGCGGCTGCTACCAGCGCATCGAGAACGCCGTCCATCTCGCATCGACGGGAGTGTGA
- the gfa gene encoding S-(hydroxymethyl)glutathione synthase encodes MTVALHPSIDNGLKQGSGSFAGGTLVCKCADHPVKVGIKGDVAHNHACGCTKCWKPQGANFSVVAVVPRQNVSVLENGDKLQVVDASAVIQRHACKACGTHMYGRIENKGHPFYGLDFVHPELFQEQGSQAPQFAAFVSSIIESGVKPEQMAGIRSRLKEIGLEPYDCLSPPLMDAIATHVAKAKAA; translated from the coding sequence ATGACTGTTGCACTCCATCCATCGATCGACAACGGCCTCAAACAGGGCAGCGGCAGCTTCGCAGGCGGCACGCTGGTCTGCAAATGCGCGGACCATCCGGTCAAGGTCGGCATCAAGGGCGACGTCGCGCACAACCACGCCTGTGGCTGCACCAAGTGCTGGAAGCCGCAGGGCGCGAACTTCTCGGTCGTCGCCGTGGTGCCGCGCCAGAACGTCAGCGTGCTCGAGAACGGCGACAAGCTGCAGGTCGTCGACGCGTCCGCGGTAATCCAGCGCCACGCCTGCAAGGCCTGCGGCACCCACATGTACGGCCGCATCGAGAACAAGGGCCATCCGTTCTACGGCCTCGATTTCGTCCATCCCGAGCTGTTCCAGGAGCAGGGCTCGCAGGCGCCGCAATTCGCCGCCTTCGTCTCCTCGATCATCGAATCGGGCGTCAAGCCGGAGCAGATGGCTGGCATTCGTTCGCGGCTGAAGGAGATCGGCCTGGAGCCCTATGACTGCCTGTCGCCGCCGCTGATGGACGCGATTGCGACCCACGTGGCGAAAGCCAAAGCCGCCTGA
- a CDS encoding S-(hydroxymethyl)glutathione dehydrogenase/class III alcohol dehydrogenase produces MKTRAAVAFEAKKPLEIVEVDLEGPKAGEVLVEIKATGICHTDAYTLDGFDSEGIFPSILGHEGAGIIREIGPGVTSVKPGDHVIPLYTPECRQCKSCLSQKTNLCTAIRATQGKGVMPDGTSRFSYKGKPVYHYMGCSTFSNFTVLPEIAVAKIREDAPFDKSCYIGCGVTTGVGAVVNTAKVTPGSNVVVFGLGGIGLNVIQGAKMAGADKIIGVDINDAKEDWGRRFGMTEFVNPKKVTGDIVQHLVGLTDGGADYTFDCTGNTTVMRQALEACHRGWGTSIIIGVAESGKEIATRPFQLVTGRNWRGTAFGGARGRTDVPKIVDWYMNGKIQIDPMITHVLKLDEINKGFDLMHEGKSIRSVVVF; encoded by the coding sequence ATGAAGACACGCGCCGCCGTCGCTTTCGAAGCAAAGAAGCCGCTCGAGATCGTCGAGGTCGACCTGGAAGGACCGAAGGCCGGCGAAGTCCTGGTCGAGATCAAGGCCACGGGCATCTGCCATACCGACGCCTATACGCTCGACGGCTTCGACAGCGAAGGAATCTTCCCGTCGATCCTGGGCCATGAAGGCGCCGGCATCATCCGCGAGATCGGTCCCGGCGTGACCTCGGTGAAACCGGGCGACCACGTCATCCCGCTCTACACGCCGGAATGCCGGCAGTGCAAAAGCTGCCTCAGCCAGAAGACGAATCTCTGCACCGCGATCCGCGCGACGCAGGGCAAGGGCGTGATGCCCGACGGCACCAGCCGCTTCTCCTACAAGGGCAAGCCGGTCTACCACTATATGGGCTGCTCAACCTTCTCGAACTTCACCGTGCTGCCGGAGATCGCGGTCGCCAAGATCCGCGAGGACGCGCCGTTCGACAAGAGCTGCTACATCGGCTGCGGCGTCACCACCGGTGTCGGCGCCGTCGTCAACACCGCGAAGGTGACGCCGGGCTCCAACGTGGTCGTGTTCGGCCTCGGCGGCATCGGCCTCAACGTGATCCAGGGCGCCAAGATGGCCGGCGCCGACAAGATCATCGGCGTCGACATCAACGACGCCAAGGAGGATTGGGGCCGCCGGTTCGGCATGACCGAGTTCGTCAACCCGAAGAAGGTCACCGGCGATATCGTCCAGCACCTCGTCGGCCTCACCGACGGCGGCGCCGACTACACCTTCGACTGCACCGGCAATACCACGGTGATGCGCCAGGCGCTGGAAGCCTGCCATCGCGGCTGGGGCACCTCGATCATCATCGGCGTTGCCGAATCCGGCAAGGAGATCGCCACCCGCCCGTTCCAGCTCGTCACCGGCCGCAACTGGCGTGGCACTGCTTTCGGCGGCGCGCGCGGCCGCACCGACGTGCCGAAGATCGTCGACTGGTACATGAACGGAAAGATCCAGATCGATCCGATGATCACCCACGTGCTCAAGCTCGATGAGATCAACAAGGGCTTTGACCTCATGCATGAGGGCAAATCCATCCGTTCCGTCGTCGTGTTCTAG
- a CDS encoding c-type cytochrome, methanol metabolism-related: MRKICSVIAAIIFVTSGGIAVADGPGDPTAVKKEDDGKWLDKEGTPTYKISADGTVDWFTYSGYRRYHSDCHVCHGPDGMGSTYAPALKDSVKTMSYGDFLGVVASGRKNISTAQENVMPAFGDNPNVACYMDDLYVYLRARSTEAWGRQRPSKKEEKPEAYTKAEDACMGHK; the protein is encoded by the coding sequence TTGCGTAAAATCTGCTCTGTCATTGCTGCGATCATCTTCGTGACCTCGGGGGGAATTGCTGTTGCGGACGGTCCGGGAGACCCGACCGCGGTGAAGAAGGAAGACGATGGAAAGTGGCTCGATAAGGAAGGGACCCCGACCTACAAGATTTCGGCCGACGGCACCGTGGACTGGTTCACCTATTCCGGATACCGCCGCTACCATTCCGACTGCCACGTCTGCCATGGCCCGGACGGCATGGGCTCCACCTACGCACCGGCACTGAAGGACTCCGTCAAGACCATGAGCTATGGCGACTTCCTCGGCGTGGTCGCTTCCGGTCGCAAGAACATCTCGACGGCGCAAGAGAACGTCATGCCGGCCTTCGGGGACAATCCGAACGTCGCCTGCTACATGGACGATCTCTACGTCTATCTGCGCGCCCGCTCCACCGAAGCATGGGGCCGGCAGCGTCCCTCCAAGAAGGAGGAGAAGCCGGAGGCCTACACCAAGGCGGAAGACGCCTGCATGGGCCATAAGTGA
- the xoxF5 gene encoding lanthanide-dependent methanol dehydrogenase XoxF5, whose protein sequence is MRKVLLATYLGSAAALAVGSASANDELIKMSQNPKDWVMPAGDYANTRYSKLNQITAQNVGKLQVAWTFSTGVLRGHEGGPLIIGNMMYVHTPFPNKVYAIDLSNENKIVWKYEPKQDPNVIPVMCCDTVNRGLSYGDGKIILHQADTNLVALDAKTGQVAWSATNGNPAKGETGTSAALVVKDKVLVGISGGEFGVQCHVTAYDLKSGKQVWRAYSEGPDDQIKLDPVKTMSLGKPVGPDSSLKTWQGDQWKIGGGCTWGWISYDPALNMVYYGSGNPSTWNPKQRPGDNKWSMTIFARDADTGMAKWVYQMTPHDEWDYDGVNEMILTDQQINGQPRKLLTHFDRNGLAYTMDRESGELLVAEKYDPKVNWTSGVDMNKSSPTYGRPKVLDAASTDKAGEDVNVKGICPAALGTKDEQPAAYSPDTQLFYVPTNHVCMDYEPFKVSYTAGQPYVGATLSMYPPQGESHMGNFIAWDNKTGKIVWSNKEQFSVWSGALATAGGVVFYGTLEGYLKAVDAKSGKELYKFKTPSGIIGNVTTYENNGKQYVAVLSGVGGWAGIGLAAGLTDPTAGLGAVGGYAALSNYTALGGTLTVFSLPN, encoded by the coding sequence ATGCGCAAGGTGCTACTGGCGACCTATCTTGGCTCCGCGGCGGCTCTCGCCGTCGGCAGCGCCTCAGCCAATGATGAGCTGATCAAGATGTCGCAGAACCCGAAAGACTGGGTGATGCCGGCCGGCGACTACGCCAATACCCGCTATTCCAAGCTGAACCAGATCACTGCACAGAACGTCGGGAAGCTTCAGGTCGCCTGGACATTCTCGACCGGCGTGCTGCGTGGCCATGAGGGCGGCCCGCTGATCATCGGCAACATGATGTACGTCCACACGCCGTTCCCGAACAAGGTCTATGCCATTGACCTTTCCAACGAGAACAAGATCGTCTGGAAGTACGAGCCGAAGCAGGACCCGAACGTCATCCCGGTGATGTGCTGCGATACGGTCAACCGCGGCCTGTCCTACGGGGACGGCAAGATCATCCTGCATCAGGCCGATACCAACCTCGTCGCGCTCGACGCCAAGACCGGCCAGGTGGCCTGGTCGGCGACCAACGGCAATCCTGCGAAGGGCGAGACCGGTACGTCGGCCGCGCTGGTCGTCAAGGACAAGGTCCTGGTCGGCATCTCCGGTGGTGAATTCGGCGTGCAGTGCCACGTCACCGCTTACGACCTCAAGAGCGGCAAGCAAGTCTGGCGTGCCTATTCCGAAGGTCCGGATGACCAGATCAAGCTTGATCCGGTCAAGACGATGTCGCTCGGCAAGCCCGTCGGACCCGACTCCAGCTTGAAGACCTGGCAAGGCGATCAGTGGAAGATCGGCGGCGGCTGCACCTGGGGCTGGATCTCCTACGATCCCGCTCTGAACATGGTCTATTACGGGTCGGGCAATCCCTCGACCTGGAATCCGAAGCAGCGTCCGGGTGACAACAAATGGTCGATGACCATTTTCGCGCGCGACGCGGACACCGGCATGGCCAAGTGGGTCTACCAGATGACGCCCCATGACGAATGGGACTATGACGGCGTCAACGAGATGATTCTCACGGATCAGCAGATCAACGGACAGCCCCGCAAGCTCCTGACCCACTTCGACCGCAACGGTCTCGCCTACACCATGGACCGTGAGAGCGGCGAGCTGCTGGTCGCCGAAAAGTACGATCCGAAGGTGAACTGGACCTCCGGTGTCGACATGAACAAGAGCTCGCCGACCTATGGCCGTCCGAAGGTGCTCGATGCAGCTTCGACCGACAAGGCGGGCGAGGACGTCAACGTGAAGGGCATCTGCCCGGCCGCGCTCGGCACCAAGGACGAGCAGCCGGCAGCCTACTCGCCGGACACGCAGCTGTTCTACGTTCCGACCAACCACGTCTGCATGGACTACGAACCGTTCAAGGTGAGCTACACCGCGGGCCAGCCCTATGTGGGTGCGACGCTCTCGATGTATCCGCCGCAGGGTGAAAGCCATATGGGCAACTTCATCGCCTGGGACAACAAGACCGGCAAGATCGTCTGGTCGAACAAGGAGCAGTTCTCGGTCTGGTCGGGTGCGCTCGCGACCGCCGGCGGCGTGGTGTTCTACGGCACGCTCGAAGGCTACCTGAAGGCAGTCGATGCCAAGTCCGGCAAGGAGCTCTACAAGTTCAAGACTCCCTCCGGCATCATCGGCAACGTCACCACCTATGAGAACAATGGCAAGCAGTACGTAGCCGTGCTCTCCGGCGTGGGTGGCTGGGCCGGCATCGGTCTCGCCGCAGGTCTGACCGATCCGACCGCCGGTCTCGGCGCTGTCGGTGGCTACGCGGCCCTCAGCAACTACACGGCGCTCGGCGGCACGCTGACCGTGTTCTCGCTGCCGAACTAG
- a CDS encoding helix-turn-helix domain-containing protein: protein MSDTIHTLSTTGLTPKRQIQSWIDGLTSLCGHFDVDPLEASSLEGRIDYTTVSRLKLCQIEVSQHRIAHTLARAKANEHPYIKIHFQTYGVSYFEQEGRHIELNPGDIIAYDVSCPHSIISPAFTRHDVVIVPKALLRDRGFPSQRMPACKLSARTGTGRIAHDFVHATFDEAAKLSANSAVGVADSLIDLLLLPLREADTMFDRVGPEAMYVRAQFFIREHLRDPDLCIDQISAELGCSKRYLHMLFSERGTTVSDYIWQARLQNCRQELEAHAGKTITDVAFSWGFSSSSHFSRVFRKYFGVVPSSIHKAQQSAASADEH from the coding sequence ATGTCCGACACAATTCACACGCTCTCGACGACCGGACTGACGCCGAAGCGGCAGATCCAGAGCTGGATCGACGGACTGACGAGCCTGTGTGGGCATTTCGACGTCGATCCGCTGGAGGCGTCGTCGCTCGAAGGCCGTATCGACTACACCACGGTCTCGCGCCTGAAGCTCTGCCAGATCGAGGTGAGCCAGCATCGCATCGCGCACACGCTGGCGCGTGCCAAGGCGAACGAACACCCGTACATCAAGATCCATTTCCAGACCTACGGCGTGTCCTATTTCGAGCAGGAAGGCCGCCACATCGAGCTGAACCCCGGCGACATTATCGCCTATGACGTCTCCTGCCCGCATTCGATCATCAGCCCCGCCTTCACGCGCCACGACGTGGTGATCGTGCCCAAAGCCCTGCTGCGCGACCGCGGGTTTCCGTCGCAGCGGATGCCTGCGTGCAAATTGTCGGCGAGGACCGGGACGGGGCGAATCGCCCATGATTTCGTCCACGCGACCTTCGATGAGGCAGCAAAGCTGTCGGCGAACAGCGCCGTCGGCGTTGCCGATTCGCTGATCGATCTCCTGCTGCTGCCGCTGCGCGAAGCCGACACGATGTTCGACCGTGTCGGGCCCGAGGCGATGTATGTGCGCGCGCAGTTCTTCATCCGCGAGCATCTGCGCGATCCGGACCTGTGCATCGACCAGATCTCCGCCGAGCTCGGCTGCTCCAAGCGCTATCTGCACATGCTGTTCTCCGAGCGCGGCACCACCGTGAGCGACTACATCTGGCAGGCGCGCTTGCAGAACTGTCGTCAAGAGCTCGAGGCTCACGCCGGCAAGACCATCACCGACGTCGCGTTCTCCTGGGGCTTCTCCAGCTCATCGCATTTCAGCCGCGTGTTCCGGAAATATTTCGGCGTCGTGCCGTCCTCGATCCACAAGGCGCAACAGAGCGCGGCGAGCGCCGACGAACATTAG
- a CDS encoding tripartite tricarboxylate transporter substrate binding protein gives MSAKLDRRRFVAAGTSVLAMPFVTRGASAQAASQGTWPSRQIRMICSYPAGGQTDLLARAYGEFIAKQVGKTVVVENKPGASGAIGTAEVARAEPDGHTVLCSISTTYIMNRVVMKNPGYDMDRDLTLVSVIPGAGLLLVANPKTGVKTLEDFVAFARKSGKVNFGTYSAGSAPHMTISELNKQYGLSIEPVHYRGEAPMWTGLLEGTLDAAMGSFTAAQSVLQSDRGTVFAVHSKKVGAIPDVKTLPEQGATSKFFTVSGFSGWAVPKATPQPIVDRLAELCVAANNDPKVKEVLATFVLEPAIGFKDTNELYQRELPIWIESAKSLGLEPA, from the coding sequence ATGTCTGCAAAGCTCGATCGCCGCCGCTTCGTCGCCGCCGGCACCAGCGTACTCGCGATGCCTTTCGTCACACGTGGCGCCTCGGCGCAGGCTGCATCGCAAGGTACCTGGCCATCGCGGCAGATCCGCATGATTTGCAGCTATCCCGCCGGCGGACAGACCGACCTGCTGGCACGCGCCTATGGCGAATTCATCGCCAAGCAAGTCGGCAAGACCGTCGTCGTCGAGAACAAGCCCGGCGCCTCCGGTGCGATCGGCACCGCAGAGGTCGCCCGCGCGGAGCCCGACGGCCACACCGTGCTGTGCTCGATCTCGACCACCTACATCATGAATCGGGTGGTGATGAAGAATCCAGGCTACGACATGGACAGGGATCTGACCCTCGTCAGCGTCATTCCCGGCGCCGGCCTCTTGCTGGTGGCGAACCCGAAAACTGGCGTCAAGACGCTGGAGGATTTCGTCGCCTTCGCGCGCAAGAGCGGCAAGGTGAACTTCGGCACCTACAGCGCGGGCTCGGCCCCGCACATGACGATCAGCGAGCTCAACAAGCAATACGGCCTTTCCATCGAGCCGGTCCACTATCGCGGTGAGGCCCCGATGTGGACGGGACTGCTGGAAGGTACCCTCGATGCCGCGATGGGCAGCTTCACTGCCGCACAATCCGTCCTGCAAAGCGATCGCGGCACCGTGTTCGCCGTGCATTCCAAGAAGGTCGGCGCGATCCCTGATGTCAAGACCCTCCCTGAGCAGGGCGCGACGTCGAAATTCTTCACCGTGAGCGGCTTCTCCGGCTGGGCGGTGCCGAAGGCGACGCCGCAGCCGATCGTCGACCGCCTTGCCGAGCTCTGTGTCGCCGCCAACAACGATCCGAAGGTGAAGGAGGTTCTCGCCACTTTCGTGCTCGAGCCTGCGATCGGTTTCAAGGACACCAACGAGCTGTACCAGCGCGAGCTGCCGATCTGGATCGAGAGCGCAAAGTCACTCGGTCTCGAGCCGGCCTGA